In Streptomyces violaceusniger Tu 4113, one DNA window encodes the following:
- a CDS encoding FDLD family class I lanthipeptide, translated as MSIAVPAESAKEMSEFDLDVRVELDEPTAAQGAASVTPGASIIWCTIVAPACG; from the coding sequence ATGTCTATTGCCGTACCGGCCGAGTCGGCCAAGGAAATGTCGGAGTTCGACCTGGACGTGCGTGTCGAGCTCGACGAGCCGACGGCCGCGCAGGGCGCCGCCAGCGTCACGCCCGGGGCGTCCATCATCTGGTGCACGATCGTCGCCCCGGCCTGTGGCTAG
- a CDS encoding GuaB1 family IMP dehydrogenase-related protein: MRFLEPGTGRHVESSPVPYDLTYDDVFMVPSRSAVGSRQGVDLASPDGTGTTIPLVVANMTAIAGRRMAETVARRGGLVVIPQDIPIDVVTDVIRWVKSRDLVLDTPIVLAPTGTVADALSLLPKRAHGAGVVVEDGRPVGVVTESDLTGVDRFTQLSEVMSRELMVLDADIDPQEAFNRLDAAHRKLAPAVDADGKLVGILTRKGALRATLYKPAVDAGGRLRVAAAVGVNGDVEGRTKALLDAGADALVVDTAHGHQESMITALKAVRGLGPRVPVVAGNVVAAEGVRDLIEAGADIVKVGVGPGAMCTTRMMTGVGRPQFSAVLECAAEARKFGKHIWADGGIRHPRDVAMALAAGASNVMVGSWFAGTYESPGDLQHTADGRPYKESFGMASARAVRNRTSDESAYERARKGLFEEGISTSRMFLDPARPGVEDLIDSIIAGVRSSCTYAGAGSLEEFHERAVVGVQSAAGYAEGKPLHASWD, from the coding sequence ATGCGTTTCCTCGAGCCCGGTACGGGGCGCCACGTGGAATCTTCCCCGGTTCCCTACGACCTGACGTACGACGATGTGTTCATGGTGCCGAGCCGCTCCGCGGTCGGCTCCCGCCAGGGGGTGGACCTGGCCTCACCCGACGGCACCGGCACCACCATTCCGCTCGTCGTCGCCAACATGACCGCGATCGCCGGCCGCCGCATGGCCGAGACGGTCGCCCGTCGCGGTGGCCTCGTCGTCATCCCGCAGGACATCCCGATCGACGTCGTCACCGACGTGATCCGCTGGGTCAAGAGCCGCGATCTGGTGCTGGACACCCCGATCGTCCTCGCCCCGACCGGCACCGTCGCCGACGCGCTGTCGTTGCTGCCCAAGCGGGCACACGGCGCGGGCGTGGTGGTCGAGGACGGGCGTCCGGTGGGCGTGGTGACCGAGTCCGACCTGACCGGCGTGGACCGCTTCACGCAACTGTCCGAGGTGATGTCGCGCGAACTGATGGTGCTCGACGCGGACATCGACCCCCAGGAGGCGTTCAACCGCCTCGACGCCGCCCACCGCAAGCTCGCCCCCGCCGTCGACGCGGACGGGAAGCTGGTCGGCATCCTGACCCGCAAGGGCGCGCTGCGCGCGACGCTCTACAAGCCCGCGGTGGACGCGGGCGGCCGGCTGCGGGTCGCGGCCGCCGTCGGGGTCAACGGCGATGTGGAGGGCCGTACGAAGGCGCTCCTGGACGCCGGGGCGGACGCCCTCGTCGTGGATACCGCCCACGGCCACCAGGAGTCGATGATCACCGCGCTCAAGGCGGTCCGCGGTCTGGGCCCGCGGGTGCCGGTGGTGGCGGGCAACGTGGTCGCCGCCGAGGGGGTGCGCGACCTCATCGAGGCCGGTGCCGACATCGTCAAGGTCGGCGTCGGACCGGGCGCGATGTGCACCACCCGCATGATGACCGGCGTGGGCCGTCCGCAGTTCTCCGCGGTGCTGGAATGCGCCGCCGAGGCACGGAAGTTCGGCAAGCACATCTGGGCGGACGGTGGCATCCGGCACCCCCGCGACGTCGCCATGGCGCTCGCGGCCGGGGCGTCCAACGTGATGGTCGGCTCCTGGTTCGCGGGGACGTACGAGTCGCCCGGCGACCTCCAGCACACCGCCGACGGCCGGCCGTACAAGGAGAGCTTCGGCATGGCGTCGGCACGCGCGGTGCGCAACCGCACCAGCGACGAGTCGGCGTACGAGCGGGCCCGCAAGGGGCTGTTCGAGGAGGGCATCTCCACCTCGCGGATGTTCCTGGACCCGGCCCGGCCGGGAGTCGAGGACCTGATCGACTCGATCATCGCGGGCGTGCGCAGCTCCTGCACCTATGCGGGCGCCGGGTCGCTGGAGGAGTTCCACGAGCGGGCAGTGGTGGGCGTGCAGAGCGCCGCGGGCTACGCGGAGGGCAAGCCGCTCCACGCGAGCTGGGACTGA
- a CDS encoding DUF2637 domain-containing protein, with product MTYTEPRPGGYGPPPTGHRHAPAPPPGERYEAAADYEMNPFPLPDPETIEGRWDLEGDLARLLQTTSPEESVHTTGPIGPVAPLHTPSPTHVRGRGKRRRVRFRLPTLPWLHVISLIFAAVTTIIVAMLSVLGGMISYGPLRYLASPSTSESMAAWWPLLVYGPWLVASLSVLRAALHRRGAAHSWAVVVLFSTIAVFLCVAHAPRNAPSMAVAGLPPVAALVSFHQLVRQITLTSPPRHALPRTRGERGVAR from the coding sequence ATGACGTACACCGAGCCGAGGCCGGGCGGCTACGGGCCCCCACCCACCGGCCACCGGCACGCCCCCGCGCCCCCTCCCGGGGAGCGGTACGAGGCGGCAGCCGATTATGAGATGAATCCTTTCCCCCTGCCCGACCCGGAGACCATCGAGGGCCGCTGGGACCTGGAGGGAGACCTGGCCCGGCTGCTCCAGACGACCTCCCCCGAGGAGTCGGTGCACACCACCGGTCCCATCGGACCGGTCGCCCCTCTCCACACCCCCTCCCCCACGCATGTACGGGGGCGCGGCAAGCGCCGCCGGGTCCGCTTCCGGCTGCCGACGCTGCCGTGGCTGCATGTGATCAGCCTGATCTTCGCGGCGGTGACCACAATCATCGTCGCGATGCTGAGCGTGCTCGGCGGAATGATCTCCTACGGCCCGCTGCGCTATCTCGCCTCCCCGAGCACCTCGGAGTCCATGGCGGCATGGTGGCCCCTGCTGGTCTACGGACCCTGGCTGGTCGCCTCGCTGTCGGTGCTGCGGGCCGCCCTGCACCGGCGGGGCGCCGCGCACTCATGGGCCGTGGTGGTGCTCTTCTCCACCATCGCGGTGTTCCTGTGCGTCGCACACGCCCCGCGGAACGCGCCCAGCATGGCCGTGGCCGGTCTTCCCCCGGTCGCCGCGCTGGTCTCGTTCCACCAGTTGGTCCGGCAGATCACCCTCACCAGCCCGCCGCGCCACGCGCTGCCCCGCACCCGGGGTGAGCGCGGAGTGGCGAGGTGA
- a CDS encoding amino acid permease, with translation MLEHGAAPPATQQPEPDPPVGGLGARLMRRKPVERLVAEGGQGEGGSLRRSMGMWQLTMISIGATLGTGIFVVLGEAVPDAGPAVIVSFVIAGLTALFSALSYAELAGTIPVSGSSYSYAYATMGELIAWVCGWCLILEYGVSVAAVAVGWGEYLNELLDGTLGVTIPDALAAPPGDGGIFNLPALLVVLLAMAFLLGGAKESARANTVMVAVKIAALILFCAVAFTGIRAGNYTPFMPLGMAGVSAAGATLFFSYIGFDAASTAGEEAKNPQRDLPRAIMLSLIIVTALYCLVAAVAVGALPWKKFSGSEAALASIMKDVTGQDAWAVLLAAGAVVAIASVVLTVLYGQTRILFAMSRDGLVPKVFSTVHARTGVPRANTVIVSLFCGVLAAAIPLGQLADATSIGTLFAFALVNIAVIVLRRTRPDMPRTFRVPLSPLFPVIGFALCLWMMGSLQLVTWVVFGCWMAVGLVLYFAYGMRRSRLATAEK, from the coding sequence GTGTTGGAGCACGGCGCAGCACCGCCCGCCACCCAGCAACCGGAACCAGACCCTCCGGTCGGCGGGCTGGGCGCCCGGCTGATGCGGCGCAAGCCGGTGGAACGACTGGTCGCCGAGGGCGGCCAGGGCGAGGGCGGCAGTCTGCGGCGCTCCATGGGCATGTGGCAGCTCACCATGATCAGCATCGGGGCCACCCTGGGCACCGGCATCTTCGTGGTGCTCGGCGAGGCCGTGCCGGACGCCGGTCCCGCCGTCATCGTGTCCTTCGTCATCGCCGGGCTCACCGCGCTGTTCTCCGCGCTGTCCTACGCCGAGCTGGCGGGCACCATCCCCGTCTCCGGCTCCTCCTACTCCTACGCCTACGCCACGATGGGCGAGCTGATCGCCTGGGTCTGCGGCTGGTGTCTGATCCTGGAGTACGGGGTCTCGGTAGCGGCCGTCGCCGTCGGCTGGGGCGAGTACCTCAACGAACTGCTCGACGGCACCCTCGGCGTCACCATCCCCGACGCCCTGGCCGCCCCGCCCGGCGACGGCGGGATCTTCAATCTGCCCGCCCTGCTCGTGGTGCTGCTGGCCATGGCGTTCCTGCTGGGCGGCGCCAAGGAGAGCGCCCGCGCCAACACGGTCATGGTGGCGGTGAAGATCGCGGCACTGATCCTCTTCTGTGCCGTCGCCTTCACCGGCATCCGGGCCGGCAACTACACCCCCTTCATGCCGCTGGGTATGGCGGGCGTCAGTGCCGCCGGCGCCACCCTCTTCTTCTCCTACATCGGCTTCGACGCCGCCTCCACGGCCGGTGAGGAGGCCAAGAACCCCCAGCGCGACCTGCCCCGCGCGATCATGCTCTCGCTGATCATCGTCACCGCGCTGTACTGCCTGGTCGCCGCCGTCGCGGTGGGCGCCCTGCCGTGGAAGAAGTTCTCCGGCTCCGAGGCCGCGCTCGCCTCGATCATGAAGGATGTCACCGGACAGGACGCCTGGGCCGTGCTGCTGGCCGCCGGAGCGGTCGTCGCGATCGCCTCCGTGGTGCTGACCGTGCTCTACGGCCAGACCCGCATCCTCTTCGCGATGTCCCGGGACGGGCTGGTGCCCAAGGTCTTCTCCACCGTCCACGCCAGGACCGGGGTGCCCCGCGCCAACACCGTGATCGTCTCGCTCTTCTGCGGGGTCCTGGCCGCCGCGATCCCGCTCGGCCAGCTCGCCGACGCCACCAGCATCGGCACCCTCTTCGCCTTCGCGCTGGTCAACATCGCGGTGATCGTGCTGCGCCGGACCCGGCCCGATATGCCGCGCACCTTCCGGGTGCCGCTGTCCCCGCTTTTCCCGGTGATCGGCTTCGCGCTGTGCCTGTGGATGATGGGCAGCCTGCAGCTCGTGACCTGGGTGGTCTTCGGCTGCTGGATGGCCGTCGGCCTTGTGCTGTACTTCGCATACGGCATGCGCCGATCCCGACTGGCCACAGCAGAGAAGTGA
- a CDS encoding Lrp/AsnC family transcriptional regulator, with protein sequence MRLNDLDERIVHALAEDARRSYADIGELVGLSAPAVKRRVDRLRAEGAITGFTVRVDPVALGWETEGFIELYCRHNTSPDAIRRGLSRYPEVVSASTVTGDADAVVQVFTSDMRHFERVLERIAGEAFVERTKSVLVLSPLLRRFSSGAPT encoded by the coding sequence GTGCGACTGAATGATCTCGACGAACGCATCGTCCACGCCCTCGCCGAGGACGCCCGCCGCTCCTACGCCGACATCGGCGAGCTGGTCGGACTGTCCGCGCCCGCCGTCAAACGGCGGGTGGACCGGCTGCGCGCGGAGGGAGCCATCACCGGCTTCACGGTGCGGGTCGACCCGGTGGCACTGGGGTGGGAGACCGAGGGCTTCATCGAGCTCTACTGCCGCCACAACACCTCGCCGGACGCCATCCGCCGGGGCCTGTCGCGCTATCCCGAGGTGGTGTCCGCGTCGACCGTCACCGGCGACGCGGACGCCGTCGTCCAGGTCTTCACCTCCGATATGCGCCACTTCGAGCGGGTGCTGGAGCGGATCGCGGGGGAGGCGTTCGTGGAGCGCACCAAGTCCGTGCTGGTGCTCTCGCCCCTGCTGCGGCGGTTCAGCTCGGGGGCGCCCACGTAG
- a CDS encoding carbon-nitrogen hydrolase family protein, translating to MSPLRTALLQNSGHPGDPAGNLKVLDEAAARAAADGAGLLVTAEMFLTGYAIGGRGVRELAEPADGPSGRAVAEIAATHGLAILYGYPESHAGAVYNSARLVGADGAELANYRKSHLYGCFERASFTPGETPVVQATVGELTVGILICYDVEFPENVRAHALAGTDLLLVPTAQMHPFEFVAESVIPVRAFESQMYIAYVNRSGVEGEFDFVGLSCLAGPDGATCLRAGRGEELLLGDVAPKLLTTSRRINPYLRDRRPGLYSSLG from the coding sequence ATGTCGCCGCTGCGCACCGCTCTGCTCCAGAACTCCGGTCACCCCGGCGATCCCGCCGGAAACCTCAAGGTCCTCGACGAGGCCGCCGCCCGCGCGGCCGCCGACGGGGCCGGGCTGCTGGTCACCGCGGAGATGTTCCTCACGGGATACGCGATTGGCGGCCGCGGCGTACGGGAGCTGGCCGAGCCCGCCGACGGGCCCAGCGGCCGGGCCGTGGCCGAGATCGCCGCGACGCACGGTCTCGCCATCCTCTACGGCTACCCCGAGAGCCACGCGGGCGCCGTGTACAACTCCGCACGGCTCGTCGGGGCCGACGGCGCCGAGCTGGCCAACTACCGCAAGTCCCATCTCTACGGCTGCTTCGAGCGGGCGTCGTTCACCCCCGGTGAGACGCCCGTCGTCCAGGCCACCGTCGGCGAGCTGACCGTCGGCATCCTGATCTGCTACGACGTGGAGTTCCCCGAGAACGTACGGGCCCATGCCCTGGCCGGGACCGATCTGCTGCTGGTGCCCACCGCGCAGATGCACCCCTTCGAGTTCGTCGCCGAATCCGTGATTCCGGTGCGCGCCTTCGAGAGCCAGATGTACATCGCGTACGTCAACCGCAGCGGCGTCGAGGGCGAGTTCGACTTCGTCGGCCTGAGCTGTCTGGCCGGGCCCGACGGCGCCACCTGTCTGCGCGCCGGCCGCGGCGAGGAACTCCTCCTCGGCGATGTCGCCCCCAAGCTGCTGACCACCTCGCGCCGGATCAACCCGTATCTGCGGGACCGCCGCCCCGGTCTGTACTCCTCCCTCGGCTGA
- a CDS encoding flavin monoamine oxidase family protein has product MTSTVPTAVHDEQETQALEALPPMTMFGPDFPYAYDDFLAHPAGLGQIPATEHGAEVAVVGGGLAGLVTAYELMKMGLKPVVYEADRIGGRLRTVGFDGCDDALTAEMGAMRFPPSSTALQHYIDLVGLKTQPFPNPLAPDTPSTVVDLKGESHYARTIDDLPPVYREVADAWNACLEEGADFSDMNRAIRERNVPRIREIWSRLVGKLDNQTFYGFLCDSAAFTSFRHREIFGQVGFGTGGWDTDFPNSILEILRVVYTEADDHHRGIVGGSQQLPLRLWEREPGKIVHWPQGTSLSSLHGGEPRPAVTRLHRAAGDRVVVTDASGDIRSYQAVVFTAQSWMLLSKIDCADSLFPIDHWTAIERTHYMESSKLFVPVDRPFWLDKDEVTGRDTMSMTLTDRMTRGTYLLDDGPDRPAVICLSYTWCDDSLKWLPLSANERMEVMLKSLSEIYPNVDIRKHIIGSPVTVSWENEPYFMGAFKANLPGHYRYQRRLFTHFMQDRLPADKGGIFLAGDDISWTAGWAEGAIQTALNAVWGVMHRFGGATDPKNPGPGDLYDEIAPVELPED; this is encoded by the coding sequence ATGACGTCCACGGTGCCCACCGCCGTCCATGACGAGCAGGAAACGCAGGCCCTTGAGGCCCTTCCGCCCATGACCATGTTCGGCCCGGACTTCCCCTACGCCTACGACGACTTCCTCGCCCACCCGGCGGGCCTGGGCCAGATACCCGCGACCGAGCACGGCGCCGAGGTCGCGGTCGTCGGCGGCGGTCTCGCCGGCCTCGTCACCGCGTACGAGCTGATGAAGATGGGCCTGAAGCCCGTGGTCTACGAGGCCGACCGGATCGGCGGACGGCTGCGCACCGTCGGCTTCGACGGCTGTGACGACGCGCTGACCGCCGAGATGGGCGCCATGCGCTTCCCGCCGTCCTCCACCGCCCTCCAGCACTACATCGACCTGGTGGGCCTGAAGACCCAGCCGTTCCCCAACCCGCTGGCCCCCGACACCCCCTCGACCGTCGTCGACCTCAAGGGCGAGTCCCACTACGCCCGCACCATCGACGATCTGCCGCCGGTCTACCGCGAGGTGGCCGACGCCTGGAACGCCTGCCTGGAGGAGGGCGCGGACTTCTCCGATATGAACCGCGCCATCCGCGAGCGGAACGTCCCCCGGATCCGGGAGATCTGGTCGCGGCTGGTCGGGAAGCTGGACAACCAGACCTTCTACGGCTTCCTCTGCGACTCCGCGGCCTTCACCTCCTTCCGCCACCGGGAGATCTTCGGCCAGGTCGGCTTCGGCACCGGCGGCTGGGACACCGACTTCCCCAACTCCATCCTGGAGATCCTGCGGGTCGTCTACACCGAGGCCGACGACCACCACCGCGGCATCGTCGGCGGCAGCCAGCAGCTTCCGCTGCGGCTGTGGGAGCGCGAGCCCGGGAAGATCGTCCACTGGCCCCAGGGCACTTCGCTGTCCTCGCTGCACGGCGGTGAGCCCCGCCCGGCCGTGACCCGGCTGCACCGGGCCGCGGGCGACCGCGTCGTGGTGACGGACGCGAGCGGCGACATCCGCTCGTACCAGGCGGTGGTCTTCACCGCACAGTCCTGGATGCTGCTCTCCAAGATCGACTGTGCTGACTCGCTCTTCCCGATCGACCACTGGACGGCGATCGAGCGCACCCACTACATGGAGTCCAGCAAGCTCTTCGTGCCGGTGGACCGGCCGTTCTGGCTGGACAAGGACGAGGTCACCGGCCGGGACACGATGAGCATGACGCTCACCGACCGGATGACCCGCGGCACCTATCTGCTGGACGACGGCCCGGACCGGCCCGCCGTCATCTGCCTCTCCTACACCTGGTGCGACGACAGCCTCAAGTGGCTGCCGCTGTCGGCGAACGAGCGGATGGAGGTCATGCTCAAGTCGCTCTCGGAGATCTATCCGAACGTCGACATCCGCAAGCACATCATCGGCAGCCCGGTCACCGTGTCCTGGGAGAACGAGCCGTACTTCATGGGCGCGTTCAAGGCCAATCTGCCCGGCCACTACCGCTACCAGCGCCGGTTGTTCACCCACTTCATGCAGGACCGGCTGCCCGCCGACAAGGGGGGCATCTTCCTCGCGGGCGACGACATCTCCTGGACGGCGGGCTGGGCCGAGGGCGCCATCCAGACCGCGCTCAACGCCGTGTGGGGCGTGATGCACCGCTTCGGCGGCGCCACCGACCCGAAGAACCCCGGGCCGGGCGATCTGTACGACGAGATCGCGCCCGTCGAGCTCCCGGAGGACTGA
- a CDS encoding DUF5995 family protein produces MTMPTHARPAPRTVQSVVARMSALGAALPPRDGVAVFNGVYLSVTEEVGRRLTDGYFHDPSATEELDVRFAGRYLAAVDTVVTGGRPPACWRPLFQLRRHPAVRPVQFALAGINAHIGHDLALALLDTCRARDLEPEALEGDFDRIGALLTGMEERIREELMPGPDLLDVADPLTHLVGSWSLEKARDAAWAAFRALWGLRGVPELAEEFAERVDTTVGLVGRFLLTPLPAA; encoded by the coding sequence ATGACGATGCCCACGCACGCGCGGCCCGCGCCGCGCACCGTGCAGAGCGTCGTGGCGCGCATGAGCGCGCTCGGCGCGGCGCTGCCGCCGAGAGACGGGGTGGCGGTCTTCAACGGGGTGTACCTCTCGGTCACCGAGGAGGTCGGCCGCCGGCTCACGGACGGGTATTTCCACGATCCGTCCGCCACCGAGGAACTGGATGTGCGGTTCGCCGGGCGCTATCTGGCGGCGGTCGACACGGTGGTCACGGGCGGGCGGCCGCCCGCCTGCTGGCGGCCGCTGTTCCAGCTCCGGCGCCATCCGGCGGTCCGCCCGGTGCAGTTCGCACTTGCCGGGATCAACGCCCATATCGGCCATGACCTGGCGCTCGCGCTGCTGGACACCTGCCGGGCCCGGGACCTCGAACCGGAGGCCCTGGAGGGCGACTTCGACCGGATCGGCGCGCTGCTCACGGGGATGGAGGAGCGGATCCGGGAGGAGCTGATGCCCGGCCCCGACCTGCTGGACGTGGCCGATCCGCTCACCCATCTCGTGGGCTCCTGGAGCCTGGAGAAGGCGCGGGACGCCGCGTGGGCGGCGTTCCGCGCGCTGTGGGGGCTGCGCGGGGTGCCGGAGCTGGCGGAGGAGTTCGCGGAGCGCGTCGATACGACCGTGGGCCTGGTCGGGCGCTTTCTGCTCACCCCTCTGCCGGCGGCGTAA
- a CDS encoding NAD-dependent epimerase/dehydratase family protein, with protein sequence MPLILVTGATGQVGRRFTKRLLERPAAGTEVRVLVRDEERGAPFAAQGAQLTVGDLREEKDLRRAMEGVHAVVNIAAAFRGVPDEEAWAVNRDAAVALGRAAVEAGTSRFLQVSTNLVYGASRGRPFTEDDESVPGGLLWGAYPASKAEAERELLALHREHGLDLRIGSLAFVYGDGDPHVANFLPYAANWAGSKRLAMVHHADVIQALLRLLRAPGGTAGGSVSGRKYNIVDDAPATAVELHQLSGAPLPEGMTGRTDDDPWSGITSNLRLRDELGWRPLYPSIWTARDAGVL encoded by the coding sequence ATGCCCTTGATTCTGGTGACGGGTGCGACCGGCCAGGTGGGACGGCGGTTCACCAAGCGGCTGCTGGAGCGGCCCGCGGCCGGTACCGAGGTACGGGTGCTGGTGCGCGACGAGGAGCGCGGTGCGCCCTTCGCGGCCCAGGGCGCGCAGCTCACGGTGGGCGATCTGCGCGAGGAGAAGGATCTGCGCAGGGCCATGGAGGGGGTGCATGCGGTGGTCAACATCGCGGCGGCCTTCCGCGGGGTGCCGGACGAGGAGGCGTGGGCGGTCAACCGGGACGCGGCGGTCGCGCTCGGACGGGCCGCGGTGGAGGCCGGGACGAGCCGGTTCCTCCAGGTCAGCACCAATCTGGTGTACGGCGCCTCACGCGGCCGGCCGTTCACGGAGGACGACGAGAGCGTGCCCGGCGGTCTGCTGTGGGGCGCCTACCCCGCCTCGAAGGCGGAGGCGGAGCGGGAGTTGCTGGCGCTGCACCGCGAGCACGGCCTCGATCTGCGGATCGGCAGCCTGGCCTTCGTGTACGGGGACGGCGATCCGCATGTGGCGAACTTTCTGCCGTACGCGGCGAACTGGGCCGGGAGCAAGCGGCTCGCCATGGTCCACCACGCGGATGTCATACAGGCGCTGCTGCGGCTGCTGCGGGCACCGGGCGGCACGGCCGGCGGCTCGGTGTCGGGGCGCAAGTACAACATCGTCGACGACGCCCCGGCGACCGCCGTCGAACTGCACCAGCTCAGCGGCGCGCCGCTGCCCGAGGGCATGACCGGGCGGACGGACGACGACCCCTGGTCCGGGATCACCTCCAACCTCCGGCTCCGCGATGAGCTGGGCTGGCGGCCGCTGTATCCGTCGATCTGGACGGCCCGCGACGCGGGGGTGCTGTGA
- a CDS encoding helix-turn-helix transcriptional regulator, with translation MHRSELADFLRRCRARIGPAEVGLTPGPRRRTPGLRREEVAQLAGMSPDYYTRLEQARGPRPSRQMLTALARALRLTDDERDYLFHLVGEEPPRDRSTSEHVRPGLLRVLDRLYDTPAQVITDWGEVLAQNAMAAALVGDITARPVGDRNIVRSFFTRPDDASGAPGIFPSEEIEEHARLHVANLRAVLAARPDAPGPAALVAELLSVSPEFAALWEAHEVAVRHSSVKRFIHPVVGAMELDCEVLLSSEHAQRLIVHTARPGSESAERLELLRVLGLQDLAPRG, from the coding sequence GTGCATCGATCGGAACTCGCCGACTTCCTGCGCCGCTGCCGCGCCCGCATCGGCCCCGCCGAGGTGGGCCTGACGCCCGGCCCCCGACGCCGTACGCCCGGACTGCGCCGGGAGGAGGTGGCCCAGCTCGCGGGCATGTCGCCGGATTACTACACCCGGCTGGAGCAGGCCCGCGGCCCGCGCCCGTCCCGCCAGATGCTGACCGCGCTGGCCCGGGCGCTGCGGCTCACCGACGACGAGCGCGACTATCTCTTCCACCTGGTGGGGGAGGAGCCGCCGCGGGACCGCAGCACCTCGGAGCATGTGCGGCCCGGTCTGCTCAGGGTGCTGGACCGGCTGTACGACACCCCGGCCCAGGTGATCACCGACTGGGGCGAGGTGCTGGCGCAGAACGCGATGGCGGCGGCGCTGGTCGGCGACATCACGGCGCGGCCGGTCGGCGACCGCAATATCGTCCGGAGCTTCTTCACCCGGCCCGACGACGCCTCCGGCGCCCCCGGGATCTTCCCGAGCGAGGAGATCGAGGAGCACGCCCGGCTGCATGTGGCCAACCTCCGCGCCGTGCTCGCGGCCCGCCCCGACGCCCCGGGCCCGGCGGCCCTGGTGGCCGAACTGCTGTCGGTGAGCCCGGAGTTCGCGGCGCTGTGGGAGGCCCATGAGGTGGCCGTACGGCACTCCTCGGTCAAGCGGTTCATCCACCCGGTGGTGGGCGCGATGGAGCTGGACTGCGAGGTCCTGCTGAGCTCGGAACACGCCCAGCGGCTGATCGTCCACACCGCCCGCCCCGGCAGCGAGTCCGCCGAGCGGCTCGAACTGCTCCGGGTGCTGGGCCTGCAGGACCTCGCTCCGCGGGGATGA
- a CDS encoding uracil-xanthine permease family protein — translation MGLGVRWTLHGDGRTPAPGAVVRPDERLSWPRTAGLGAQHVVAMFGASFVAPVLMGLDPNLAIMMSGVATILFLLATRGRIPSYLGCSLSFVGVAAAIRAQGGGSAAVTGAILVVGGVLLLSGLAVRKFGARIIHTAMPPVVTGAVVMLIGFNLAPVTAGTYWPADQWTALLTMLLTGAAVVCLRGFWSRIAIFLGLVFGYAVSWVFDRVFGRIHSMDGSGRVTDHWRLDLSGVGKADWIGLPSLHAPSFHWSAVLVALPVVIALIAENAGHVKAVGEMIGDPLDDQLGTAIAADGAATMISTSVGGPANTTYSENIGVMAATRVYSTAAYWAAAGFALLFGLCPKFGAVVAAVPGGVLGGITVILYGMIGLLGAQIWVHNKVDLRNPLNLVPVAAGVIIGVGGVSLKIGQNFELGGIALGTIVVLLGYHVLGALAPAHLKPQEPLLDAGTSGYDDDRPA, via the coding sequence ATGGGCCTCGGCGTGCGCTGGACCCTGCACGGTGATGGGCGCACCCCCGCCCCCGGCGCCGTCGTCAGGCCGGATGAGCGGCTGTCATGGCCGAGGACGGCGGGGCTCGGCGCACAGCATGTCGTGGCCATGTTCGGGGCCAGCTTCGTGGCCCCGGTGCTGATGGGGCTCGACCCCAACCTCGCGATCATGATGTCCGGCGTCGCGACCATCCTCTTTCTGCTGGCGACCCGCGGCCGGATCCCCAGCTATCTGGGGTGCAGCCTGTCCTTCGTCGGCGTGGCCGCCGCGATCAGGGCGCAGGGCGGCGGCAGCGCCGCCGTCACCGGGGCGATCCTGGTGGTCGGCGGGGTGCTGCTGCTGAGCGGTCTGGCGGTACGGAAATTCGGCGCCCGGATCATCCACACGGCGATGCCGCCGGTGGTGACCGGCGCGGTGGTCATGCTGATCGGGTTCAATCTCGCACCGGTGACCGCCGGGACGTACTGGCCCGCCGATCAGTGGACCGCGCTGCTGACGATGCTGCTCACCGGGGCGGCGGTGGTCTGTCTGCGGGGCTTCTGGTCGCGTATCGCGATCTTCCTGGGGCTGGTCTTCGGCTATGCGGTCTCCTGGGTCTTCGACCGCGTCTTCGGCAGGATCCACTCGATGGACGGCAGCGGACGGGTCACCGACCACTGGCGGCTGGATCTGTCCGGTGTGGGCAAGGCGGACTGGATCGGTCTGCCGTCCCTGCACGCGCCCAGCTTCCACTGGTCGGCGGTGCTGGTGGCGCTGCCTGTCGTGATCGCGCTGATCGCCGAGAACGCCGGGCATGTGAAGGCGGTCGGCGAGATGATCGGCGACCCGCTCGACGACCAGCTCGGTACGGCGATCGCCGCGGACGGCGCGGCGACCATGATCTCCACATCGGTCGGCGGCCCGGCCAATACGACGTACTCCGAGAACATCGGGGTCATGGCGGCCACCCGGGTGTACTCCACCGCCGCGTACTGGGCGGCCGCGGGCTTCGCGCTGCTCTTCGGGCTGTGCCCGAAGTTCGGCGCGGTGGTGGCGGCCGTGCCGGGCGGGGTGCTGGGCGGGATCACCGTCATCCTCTACGGCATGATCGGGCTGCTCGGTGCGCAGATCTGGGTGCACAACAAGGTGGACCTGCGCAATCCGCTCAATCTGGTGCCGGTCGCGGCGGGCGTCATCATCGGCGTCGGCGGCGTCAGCCTGAAGATCGGCCAGAACTTCGAGCTGGGCGGGATCGCCCTCGGCACGATCGTGGTGCTGCTCGGCTACCACGTCCTGGGCGCCCTGGCCCCGGCCCATCTCAAGCCGCAGGAGCCCCTGCTGGACGCGGGCACCAGCGGATACGACGACGACCGCCCGGCCTGA